One region of Thunnus albacares chromosome 20, fThuAlb1.1, whole genome shotgun sequence genomic DNA includes:
- the kctd2 gene encoding BTB/POZ domain-containing protein KCTD2: protein MAELHVVEPSGTGTIEQTEHRDVRGGSVRLASPTLVVPPRSSQLSPGGVSSSSSSGGGGGGRSVFGFPVKSNPSSPSEPVDKPGSRWVRLNVGGTYFITTKQTLCRDPKSFLFRLCQEDPDLDSDKDETGAYLIDRDPTYFGPILNYLRHGKLIMDKNLAEEGVLEEAEFYNIASLVRLVKERIRDNENRTSQGPVKHVYRVLQCQEEELTQMVSTMSDGWKFEQLISIGSSYNYGNEDQAEFLCVVSRELNNSTNGIVIEPTEKAKILQERGSRM from the exons ATGGCTGAGCTGCATGTTGTGGAGCCGAGCGGCACTGGCACCATCGAGCAGACGGAGCACCGTGATGTCCGCGGCGGTTCTGTGCGCCTGGCGTCGCCCACTCTCGTGGTACCGCCGCGGAGCAGCCAGCTCAGTCCCGGCGGGGTgtcgagcagcagcagcagcggcggagGTGGCGGCGGCCGCTCCGTGTTCGGGTTCCCGGTGAAGAGCAACCCGAGCTCCCCGTCCGAGCCGGTGGACAAACCGGGCTCCCGCTGGGTTCGCCTGAACGTCGGAGGAACCTACTTCATCACGACCAAACAGACGCTGTGCAGAGACCCAAAATCGTTCCTGTTCCGACTGTGTCAAGAAGACCCGGACCTGGACTCCGACAAG GACGAGACAGGAGCGTACCTGATCGACAGGGACCCCACATACTTCGGCCCCATCCTGAATTACCTTCGACACGGAAAACTGATCATGGATAAAAATCTGGCTGAGGAAG gTGTTCTCGAAGAAGCCGAGTTCTACAACATCGCATCTCTGGTGAGGCTGGTTAAAGAGAGGATACGGGACAACGAGAACCGAACGTCTCAG GGCCCTGTGAAGCATGTGTATCGAGTACTACAGTGCCAAGAGGAGGAACTCACACAGATGGTCTCAACCATGTCGGACGGCTGGAAGTTTGAGCAG CTTATAAGTATCGGCTCCTCATATAACTACGGCAACGAGGACCAGGCAGAGTTTCTATGTGTCGTCTCCCGGGAACTCAACAACTCCACTAACGGCATCGTCATCGAGCCCACCGAGAAGGCCAAG ATCCTTCAAGAGCGAGGCTCGCGGATGTGA